A single genomic interval of Rhodopseudomonas palustris harbors:
- the queC gene encoding 7-cyano-7-deazaguanine synthase QueC gives MTDHSSDKTALVLFSGGQDSATCLAWALARFARVETIGFDYGQRHLIELECRARLLDGFRAISDDWAAKLGDNHTLTIPTLAQISDTALTRDVAIAMGADGLPNTFVPGRNLIFLNFAAALAYRRGITDIVGGMCETDYSGYPDCRNDTIQALQTALSLGMARDITLHTPLMWRDKAATWQLAQDLGGDALVDLIREDSHTCYLGERGARHDWGYGCGECPACRLRAKGWIEYASGI, from the coding sequence ATGACCGACCATTCTTCCGACAAGACCGCGCTGGTGCTGTTCTCCGGCGGGCAGGACTCCGCGACCTGTCTGGCCTGGGCGCTCGCGCGCTTCGCCCGCGTCGAGACCATCGGCTTCGACTACGGCCAGCGGCATCTGATCGAATTGGAGTGCCGCGCACGGCTGCTCGACGGCTTCCGTGCCATCAGCGACGACTGGGCCGCCAAGCTCGGCGACAATCACACGCTGACGATCCCGACGCTGGCGCAAATCTCCGACACCGCACTGACCCGTGACGTCGCGATTGCGATGGGGGCCGACGGACTGCCAAACACCTTCGTGCCCGGCCGTAATCTGATCTTCCTGAACTTCGCGGCGGCGCTGGCGTATCGGCGTGGCATCACCGACATCGTCGGCGGGATGTGCGAAACCGATTACTCCGGCTATCCGGATTGCCGCAACGACACCATTCAGGCACTGCAGACTGCGCTGTCGCTCGGCATGGCGCGCGACATCACCCTGCACACACCGTTGATGTGGCGCGACAAGGCTGCCACGTGGCAACTCGCTCAAGACCTCGGCGGTGATGCGCTGGTCGATCTGATCCGCGAGGACTCCCACACCTGCTATCTTGGCGAACGTGGGGCGCGTCACGATTGGGGCTACGGCTGCGGCGAATGCCCTGCGTGCCGGCTGCGCGCCAAGGGCTGGATCGAATACGCTTCCGGCATTTGA
- a CDS encoding serine hydrolase domain-containing protein, with translation MPPPFVSISRRQVLQAIGVTLTMPAVRAATAAPASAAATPKPEKLARLSAFFEHQVAAGKLPGAVVLIQQHGRPVYLQCFGWRTAARQHRMTPDTIFALHSMTKPITSVAAMMLIDERRLELQDPLSKYIPSFARVKVGIETVEDGKPALRLVDPDRLVTIEDLLRHTSGITYEYIGGELIMAAYQQANLFAGRFDNAEFAERIARLPLARQPGTLWRYGHSTDVLGRVIEIVSGEPLYDFLKQRLFDPLGMTSTSFVLRTEAEQARMAAVFPTDTVLADAERQRGAHPEWQSGGGGLLSTVTDYARFAQMLLEGGVLDGRRYLSAAAFKAMTTDQIGPGSGVERDYFYFPGDGFGYGYGLAVRVESGEATPPAPGSIGELKWDSGSGTYFGVDPSLDMIYVLMQQTETERGRVVPEFKKLVYDAFAVND, from the coding sequence ATGCCGCCTCCCTTCGTTTCGATCAGCCGTCGTCAAGTTCTCCAAGCCATCGGCGTGACGCTGACGATGCCTGCTGTGCGGGCCGCAACAGCGGCGCCCGCGAGCGCGGCGGCTACTCCCAAGCCCGAGAAGCTGGCGCGGCTCAGCGCTTTCTTCGAACATCAAGTTGCTGCGGGGAAGCTGCCGGGTGCCGTAGTGCTGATCCAACAGCACGGCAGGCCGGTTTACCTGCAGTGCTTCGGCTGGCGTACTGCCGCGCGGCAGCACCGGATGACGCCGGACACGATCTTCGCGCTGCATTCGATGACCAAGCCGATCACCAGTGTCGCGGCGATGATGCTGATCGACGAGCGGCGACTGGAATTGCAAGATCCACTGTCGAAGTACATTCCGTCGTTTGCACGCGTAAAGGTTGGGATCGAGACTGTCGAAGACGGTAAGCCGGCACTGAGGCTGGTCGATCCCGATCGGCTGGTGACGATCGAAGACCTGCTGCGCCACACCTCGGGGATTACTTACGAATATATCGGCGGCGAACTGATTATGGCAGCGTATCAGCAGGCGAATCTATTCGCCGGCCGATTCGACAACGCCGAGTTCGCGGAACGGATCGCCCGTTTGCCGTTGGCGCGCCAGCCCGGCACGCTGTGGCGCTACGGCCATTCGACTGACGTGCTCGGCCGCGTCATCGAGATCGTGTCGGGCGAGCCACTGTACGATTTCCTCAAGCAGCGGCTGTTCGATCCGCTCGGCATGACCAGCACCAGCTTTGTGCTGCGAACCGAGGCGGAGCAAGCGCGGATGGCCGCGGTGTTCCCCACCGATACCGTACTGGCCGATGCCGAGCGGCAGCGCGGCGCGCATCCGGAATGGCAATCGGGTGGCGGCGGCCTGCTGTCGACCGTCACCGACTATGCGCGGTTCGCCCAGATGCTGCTCGAAGGCGGCGTGCTCGACGGCCGCCGTTATCTCAGCGCTGCGGCGTTCAAGGCGATGACCACCGACCAGATCGGCCCGGGCTCCGGCGTCGAGCGCGACTACTTCTATTTTCCCGGCGATGGGTTCGGCTACGGCTACGGTCTAGCAGTGCGGGTCGAGTCGGGGGAGGCAACCCCGCCCGCGCCTGGCTCGATCGGCGAACTGAAATGGGACAGCGGCAGTGGCACCTATTTCGGCGTCGATCCGTCGCTCGACATGATTTACGTCCTGATGCAGCAGACCGAGACTGAACGCGGCCGCGTGGTACCGGAGTTCAAGAAGCTGGTTTACGACGCCTTCGCCGTCAACGACTGA
- the uvrA gene encoding excinuclease ABC subunit UvrA yields the protein MDEVIKAKRQTPAASSRTAITIRGAREHNLKNVDVTIPRDKLVVFTGLSGSGKSSLAFDTIYAEGQRRYVESLSAYARQFLEMMQKPDVDQIDGLSPAISIEQKTTSKNPRSTVGTVTEIYDYMRLLWARVGVPYSPATGLPIESQTVSQMVDRVLALPEGTRLYLLAPVVRGRKGEYRKELADWLKKGFQRVKIDGAFHELAEAPVLDKKFPHDIDVVVDRIVVRPDIGQRLAESFETALKLAEGLAVIEYADAPAAPPAAEPGQDEPADKKKKADKKVAKIHDKSGAERILFSEKFACPVSGFTIPEIEPRLFSFNNPYGACPECGGLGIEQHIDADLVVPDKELTLRKGAIAPWAKSSSPYYVQTLTALGKHYKFTLDTKWKDLPKKVQNVLLHGSGDDEIKFSYEDGVRSYDTKKPFEGVVTNIERRFRETESEWAREELGKYFSDVPCDACHGHRLKPEALCVKVGGKHIGEVSELSVKAAGDWFASVPKLLNTQQNEIAVRILKEIRDRLSFLLDVGLNYLTLSRSSGTLSGGESQRIRLASQIGSGLTGVLYVLDEPSIGLHQRDNARLLDTLKRLRDLGNTVIVVEHDEDAILLADHVLDIGPGAGVHGGHIIAQGTPAEIMRNPKSLTGKYLTGELSVPVPERRPPNHRRTLKLVNARGNNLKNVTAEIPLGLFTCVTGVSGGGKSTLLIDTFYKAIARKLNNASEPPAPYDRIEGLEHIDKIIDIDQSPIGRTPRSNPATYTGAFTPIREWFAGLPESKARGYEPGRFSFNVKGGRCEACQGDGVIKIEMHFLPDVYVTCDVCKGKRYNRETLDVLFKGKSIADVLDMTVEEAAEFFKAVPRVRETFKTLQRVGLDYIHVGQQATTLSGGEAQRVKLAKELSKRATGRTLYILDEPTTGLHFHDVAKLLEVLHELVAQGNTVVVIEHNLEVIKTADWVIDLGPEGGDGGGEIVAWGPPEDIVKAPRSYTGKFLKPVLEKKGPAKATKRKTDEAAE from the coding sequence ATGGACGAAGTGATCAAGGCCAAGCGTCAGACCCCCGCGGCCTCGAGCCGGACCGCCATCACCATTCGCGGCGCCCGCGAGCACAACCTCAAGAACGTTGACGTCACCATCCCGCGCGACAAGCTCGTGGTGTTCACGGGCCTGTCCGGCTCCGGCAAGTCGTCGCTGGCGTTCGACACCATCTACGCCGAAGGCCAGCGCCGCTACGTCGAGTCGCTGTCGGCCTATGCCCGGCAATTCCTCGAGATGATGCAGAAGCCGGATGTCGACCAGATCGATGGCCTGTCGCCTGCGATCTCGATCGAACAGAAGACCACCTCGAAGAACCCGCGCTCGACCGTCGGCACTGTCACCGAGATCTACGACTACATGCGCCTCTTATGGGCGCGCGTCGGCGTGCCCTACTCGCCCGCAACCGGCCTGCCGATCGAGAGCCAGACCGTGTCGCAGATGGTCGACCGCGTGCTGGCGCTGCCGGAAGGCACGCGGCTGTATCTGCTGGCGCCGGTGGTGCGCGGCCGCAAGGGCGAGTACCGCAAAGAACTCGCCGACTGGCTCAAGAAGGGCTTCCAGCGCGTCAAGATCGACGGCGCGTTCCACGAGCTCGCCGAAGCGCCGGTGCTCGACAAGAAATTCCCGCACGACATCGACGTCGTGGTCGACCGCATCGTGGTGCGCCCCGACATCGGCCAGCGTCTCGCCGAGAGTTTTGAAACCGCGCTGAAGCTCGCCGAAGGGCTCGCGGTAATCGAATATGCTGACGCGCCCGCCGCGCCACCGGCAGCCGAGCCCGGTCAGGACGAGCCCGCCGACAAGAAGAAAAAGGCCGACAAGAAGGTCGCCAAGATCCACGACAAGAGCGGCGCCGAACGCATCCTGTTTTCGGAGAAATTCGCCTGCCCGGTGTCCGGCTTCACCATTCCGGAGATCGAACCCAGACTGTTTTCGTTCAACAACCCCTACGGCGCCTGCCCCGAATGCGGCGGCCTCGGCATCGAGCAGCATATCGACGCCGATCTCGTCGTGCCCGACAAGGAGCTCACACTCCGCAAGGGTGCGATCGCGCCGTGGGCGAAATCGTCCTCGCCGTACTATGTGCAGACGCTGACCGCGCTCGGTAAGCACTACAAGTTCACGCTCGACACCAAGTGGAAGGACCTGCCTAAGAAGGTCCAGAACGTCCTACTGCACGGCTCCGGCGACGACGAGATCAAATTCTCCTACGAAGACGGGGTGCGTTCCTACGACACCAAGAAGCCGTTCGAGGGCGTCGTCACCAATATCGAACGCCGCTTCCGTGAGACCGAGAGCGAGTGGGCGCGCGAGGAGCTCGGCAAGTACTTCTCCGACGTGCCGTGCGACGCCTGCCACGGCCATCGCCTCAAGCCCGAGGCGCTGTGCGTCAAGGTCGGCGGCAAGCATATCGGCGAAGTCTCCGAGCTGTCGGTCAAGGCAGCCGGCGATTGGTTCGCCTCCGTGCCGAAGCTGCTCAACACCCAGCAGAACGAGATCGCCGTCCGTATCCTGAAGGAGATCCGCGACCGCCTCAGCTTCCTGCTCGACGTCGGCCTCAACTATCTGACGCTGTCGCGCTCATCCGGCACGCTGTCGGGCGGCGAAAGCCAGCGCATCCGCCTCGCCTCGCAAATCGGCAGCGGCCTCACCGGCGTGCTCTACGTGCTCGACGAGCCGTCGATCGGCCTGCACCAGCGCGACAATGCCCGGCTGCTCGACACCCTGAAGCGGCTGCGCGACCTCGGCAACACCGTGATTGTGGTCGAGCACGACGAGGACGCCATCCTGCTCGCCGACCATGTGCTCGATATCGGCCCCGGCGCCGGCGTCCATGGCGGCCACATCATCGCCCAAGGCACGCCGGCCGAGATCATGCGCAATCCGAAGTCGCTGACCGGCAAATATCTCACCGGCGAATTGTCGGTGCCGGTGCCGGAACGCCGGCCGCCGAACCATCGCCGCACCCTCAAGCTGGTCAACGCCCGCGGCAACAATCTCAAGAACGTCACCGCCGAGATTCCGCTCGGCCTGTTCACCTGCGTCACCGGCGTCTCCGGCGGCGGCAAGTCGACGCTTTTGATCGACACCTTCTACAAGGCGATCGCGCGCAAGCTGAACAACGCCAGCGAGCCGCCGGCACCGTACGACCGGATCGAGGGCCTCGAGCACATCGACAAGATCATCGACATCGACCAGTCGCCGATCGGCCGCACCCCGCGCAGTAACCCCGCGACGTACACCGGCGCGTTCACGCCGATCCGCGAGTGGTTCGCCGGCCTGCCGGAATCCAAAGCGCGCGGCTACGAGCCGGGCCGGTTCTCGTTCAACGTCAAGGGTGGCCGCTGCGAGGCCTGCCAGGGCGATGGCGTCATCAAGATCGAGATGCACTTCCTGCCCGACGTTTACGTCACCTGCGATGTTTGCAAAGGAAAACGCTACAACCGCGAAACGCTCGACGTGCTGTTCAAGGGCAAGTCGATCGCCGATGTGCTCGACATGACGGTCGAGGAAGCCGCCGAGTTCTTCAAGGCGGTGCCGCGCGTCCGCGAGACCTTCAAGACGCTGCAGCGTGTCGGCCTCGACTACATCCATGTCGGCCAGCAGGCGACCACATTGAGCGGCGGCGAAGCCCAGCGCGTCAAGCTTGCCAAGGAGCTGAGCAAGCGCGCCACGGGACGTACCCTCTACATTCTCGACGAGCCGACCACGGGCCTACATTTTCACGACGTCGCCAAGCTGCTCGAAGTGCTGCACGAGCTGGTGGCACAGGGCAATACGGTGGTGGTGATCGAGCACAATCTCGAAGTCATCAAAACCGCCGACTGGGTCATCGACCTCGGCCCCGAAGGCGGCGACGGCGGCGGCGAAATCGTCGCCTGGGGCCCGCCGGAAGATATCGTCAAGGCACCGCGGAGCTACACGGGCAAGTTTCTGAAGCCGGTGTTGGAGAAGAAGGGGCCGGCGAAAGCGACGAAGCGGAAGACGGACGAGGCGGCGGAGTGA
- a CDS encoding single-stranded DNA-binding protein, translating into MAGSVNKVILVGNLGADPEIKRTQDGRPIANLRIATSESWRDRATGERKEKTEWHRVVIFNEGLCKVAEQYLRKGAKVYIEGQLQTRKWTDQSGAERYSTEVVLQNFNSNLTMLDGRSGGGGGGGYGDDNSGGDFGSSGPSGGGGARRPMPASSGGGRSDMDDDIPF; encoded by the coding sequence ATGGCGGGTAGCGTGAACAAGGTGATCCTGGTCGGGAATCTCGGTGCCGATCCGGAGATCAAGCGGACCCAGGATGGGCGTCCGATTGCGAACCTGCGGATCGCCACCTCGGAGTCCTGGCGCGATCGCGCCACCGGCGAGCGCAAGGAAAAGACCGAGTGGCACCGCGTGGTGATCTTCAATGAGGGATTGTGCAAGGTCGCCGAGCAGTACCTGAGAAAAGGCGCGAAGGTTTACATCGAAGGCCAGCTGCAGACACGCAAATGGACCGATCAGAGCGGCGCTGAGCGCTACAGCACCGAGGTGGTGCTGCAGAACTTCAACTCGAATCTGACCATGCTCGACGGCCGCAGCGGCGGCGGAGGTGGCGGCGGCTATGGCGACGACAACTCCGGCGGCGATTTCGGCTCCAGCGGCCCCTCGGGTGGCGGCGGCGCACGGCGGCCGATGCCGGCCAGCAGCGGCGGCGGCCGCAGCGATATGGACGACGACATTCCGTTCTGA
- the mazG gene encoding nucleoside triphosphate pyrophosphohydrolase has protein sequence MPPSRDIARLIEIMAALRTPVTGCPWDLEQDFATIAPYTIEEAFEVAEAISRHDLDDLREELGDLLLQVVFHARIAEERGAFAFGDVVEAITRKMIRRHPHVFADADGNLTPSHVEGVWDRIKAEEKAERAARRGLTEQPSSSVLAGVKSGQPALSRAMDLQRKAAKVGFDWNDPRAVLAKIREETDEIEAALDRGDQAHITEETGDLLFALVNLARHAKADPEIALRGANAKFERRFAYIEQALAAQGRTPDDATLAEMDALWNEAKTTEATK, from the coding sequence ATGCCCCCTTCCCGCGATATCGCCCGCCTGATCGAGATCATGGCCGCGCTCCGCACTCCGGTGACCGGCTGTCCGTGGGACCTCGAGCAGGATTTCGCGACGATCGCGCCCTACACCATCGAGGAAGCGTTCGAGGTCGCCGAAGCGATTTCCCGCCACGATCTCGACGATCTGCGCGAAGAGCTCGGAGACCTGCTGCTCCAGGTGGTGTTCCATGCGCGGATCGCCGAAGAGCGTGGCGCGTTCGCGTTCGGCGACGTGGTCGAGGCCATCACCCGCAAGATGATCCGCCGCCATCCGCATGTGTTCGCCGACGCCGACGGCAATCTGACGCCGTCGCATGTCGAGGGCGTCTGGGACCGGATCAAGGCCGAAGAGAAGGCCGAGCGCGCCGCCCGCCGCGGCCTCACCGAACAGCCGTCGAGCTCAGTGCTGGCGGGGGTCAAATCCGGCCAGCCGGCGCTGTCGCGGGCGATGGACCTGCAGCGCAAGGCCGCCAAGGTCGGCTTCGACTGGAACGACCCGCGCGCGGTACTCGCCAAGATCCGCGAAGAGACCGACGAAATCGAGGCCGCGCTGGATCGTGGCGATCAGGCGCACATCACCGAGGAGACCGGCGATCTGCTGTTTGCGCTGGTCAATCTCGCCCGCCACGCCAAGGCCGACCCGGAAATCGCGCTGCGCGGCGCCAATGCCAAGTTCGAACGCCGCTTCGCCTACATCGAACAAGCGCTGGCGGCCCAGGGCCGCACCCCGGACGACGCCACGCTCGCCGAAATGGATGCGCTGTGGAACGAGGCCAAGACGACCGAAGCGACGAAATAA
- a CDS encoding outer membrane protein: MKKFLVGTVGLIALGTAPAMAADLAARPYTKAPPIIAAAYDWSGFYVGANGGWGTSRNCWDYLGTTATPAVALGEGCHDASGGTAGGQVGYNWQISTWVFGVEAQGNWADFKGSNVNQLGGGLTTNQTKVDAFGLFTARVGYAWSNALLYVKGGAAVTSDKYTRFRTATGVFNDDASETRWGATVGTGLEYGFTPNWSFAVEYDHLFLGGRDLTFSPVLPNVSNVSHIKQDVDVVTARINYRWGGPIVARY; the protein is encoded by the coding sequence ATGAAGAAATTTCTGGTGGGGACTGTCGGCTTGATTGCGTTGGGCACCGCGCCGGCCATGGCTGCCGATCTCGCGGCTCGCCCCTACACCAAAGCGCCGCCGATCATCGCGGCCGCTTACGACTGGTCCGGCTTCTACGTCGGTGCCAACGGCGGCTGGGGCACGAGCCGCAATTGCTGGGATTATCTCGGCACCACAGCAACTCCAGCAGTGGCTCTCGGCGAGGGCTGCCACGACGCCTCGGGCGGCACGGCCGGTGGCCAGGTCGGCTACAATTGGCAGATCAGCACCTGGGTGTTCGGCGTCGAGGCGCAGGGTAACTGGGCTGACTTCAAGGGCTCGAACGTCAACCAGCTCGGCGGCGGTTTGACCACCAACCAGACCAAGGTCGACGCATTCGGCCTGTTCACCGCTCGCGTGGGCTACGCCTGGAGCAACGCTTTGCTCTACGTGAAGGGCGGTGCTGCGGTTACCAGCGACAAGTACACCCGGTTCCGGACCGCGACCGGCGTTTTTAACGACGACGCTAGCGAGACCCGCTGGGGCGCGACCGTCGGCACCGGCCTCGAATACGGCTTCACCCCGAACTGGTCGTTCGCCGTCGAATACGACCACCTGTTCCTGGGCGGCCGCGACCTCACCTTCTCGCCGGTCCTCCCCAACGTCTCCAACGTCTCTCACATCAAGCAGGACGTCGATGTCGTCACCGCCCGCATCAACTATCGCTGGGGCGGCCCGATCGTCGCGCGCTACTGA
- a CDS encoding hemolysin family protein, translating to MLSVELAIVVALIVVNGLLSMSELAIVSSRPARLSILAQRGVRGARQAMKLSEDPGRFLSTVQIGITLVGVLSGAFSGATLGQRLSDWLTASGVPFADIIGFGLVVTLITYATLIVGELVPKQLALRDPEAVAVKVAPAMALLAKISLPVVVVLDISGKAMLALLGQSGEPEDKISEEEIHSLVMEAETAGILEPGERQMIAGVMRLGDRPVGAVMTPRPEVDMIDLSDPPDQIRATFASSPHSRLPATDEDRDDPIGIIQSKDVLEVYLRGETPDFRALVRDAPVIPASADARDALIMLRNASVHMGLVYDEFGGFEGVVSTADILESIVGAFSSEDGPPEPAAVRRDDGSYLVAGWMPVDEFGDLLGMPVPAQRDYHTVAGLVLSHLGALPSVGDKFDFQGWRFEILDLDHRRIDKILASRLPDDQASP from the coding sequence ATGCTCTCGGTGGAATTGGCAATCGTTGTCGCCTTGATCGTCGTCAACGGTCTGCTGTCGATGTCCGAACTGGCGATCGTCTCGTCACGCCCGGCGCGGCTGTCGATCCTGGCGCAGCGCGGCGTCCGCGGCGCACGCCAGGCGATGAAGCTGAGCGAAGACCCCGGCCGGTTTCTCTCCACCGTCCAGATCGGCATCACCTTGGTCGGCGTGCTGTCCGGAGCGTTCTCCGGCGCGACGCTGGGCCAGCGCCTGAGCGATTGGTTGACCGCGTCCGGCGTGCCGTTCGCCGACATCATCGGCTTCGGCCTGGTGGTGACGCTGATCACCTACGCGACCCTGATCGTCGGCGAACTGGTGCCGAAACAGCTGGCGCTACGCGATCCCGAAGCGGTGGCGGTGAAGGTCGCGCCGGCAATGGCGCTGCTCGCCAAGATCTCGCTGCCAGTCGTGGTCGTGCTCGACATCTCCGGCAAGGCGATGCTGGCACTGCTTGGCCAGAGCGGGGAACCTGAGGACAAAATCTCCGAAGAAGAAATCCATAGCCTGGTGATGGAAGCTGAGACCGCCGGCATACTCGAGCCTGGTGAGCGCCAGATGATTGCAGGCGTGATGCGGCTCGGCGACCGCCCGGTCGGCGCGGTGATGACGCCGCGTCCCGAGGTCGACATGATCGACCTGTCCGATCCGCCCGACCAGATCCGCGCCACTTTCGCGAGCAGTCCGCATTCGCGGTTGCCGGCCACGGATGAAGATCGCGACGATCCGATCGGCATTATCCAATCCAAGGACGTGCTCGAAGTCTATCTGCGCGGGGAGACGCCGGACTTCCGGGCGCTGGTGCGCGACGCGCCGGTGATCCCAGCCTCCGCCGATGCGCGCGACGCACTAATCATGCTGCGCAACGCCTCGGTCCATATGGGGCTGGTGTACGACGAATTCGGCGGCTTCGAAGGCGTGGTCAGCACTGCCGATATTCTGGAGTCGATCGTCGGCGCGTTCAGCTCCGAAGACGGGCCGCCGGAGCCCGCCGCAGTGCGCCGCGACGACGGCTCGTACCTTGTCGCGGGGTGGATGCCGGTCGACGAGTTCGGCGACCTGCTGGGCATGCCGGTGCCGGCGCAGCGCGATTATCACACCGTCGCCGGTCTGGTGCTGTCGCATCTCGGCGCGCTGCCGAGCGTCGGCGACAAGTTCGACTTCCAGGGCTGGCGGTTCGAGATCCTGGACCTTGATCACCGGCGGATCGACAAGATCCTGGCGAGCCGCCTGCCGGACGACCAAGCCTCGCCATGA